Proteins encoded by one window of Anaerosalibacter sp. Marseille-P3206:
- a CDS encoding HlyD family efflux transporter periplasmic adaptor subunit yields MSKEERDKKRQKKRKLRAFFISFVLIYLLFRSVPVLYASNIKTTLVEKGSIEESIDLKAVIIRNERLYKSDGEGKINILKDEGERVKVGAKIAEVTLDSDQSALKTKLNEVNEKIDSIEKINKENKINDDTKKAIQNTEELLEKIQQKVAEGDYDEVNSLKEQLYASMGKQAVVSGDDTLANQSLEQLNIEKERLIKEIKNNTINYFSQEAGIVSFKIDGLEEVFNGKNINEYSIDDMKKAEEKIRKIEKGDKVGVGDTIFKIMDNYNWYIMAATDEAKKLDGLEKGNFVTFVINNNDKPIRGRLVKVQSNKGQAFIVVKFDKFFHDYYDLRNVDVKIIKSSNEGLKIPLKAISEKEGISGVYIKDTSGIIKFRPIKILGQNDDFAIVSKGDSNSYIDAKGSDKKVRTVKLFDEILLSGGKVKEGQIVD; encoded by the coding sequence ATGTCTAAGGAAGAAAGAGATAAAAAGAGACAAAAGAAAAGAAAACTAAGAGCTTTTTTCATATCTTTTGTCTTAATCTACTTACTTTTTAGAAGTGTCCCTGTGCTCTATGCTTCAAATATTAAGACTACTCTTGTAGAAAAAGGTTCTATAGAAGAGTCTATAGACTTAAAAGCTGTGATTATTAGAAATGAAAGATTATATAAATCTGATGGGGAAGGTAAGATAAACATATTAAAAGACGAAGGAGAAAGAGTAAAAGTAGGGGCTAAGATAGCAGAAGTAACATTAGACAGTGATCAATCTGCCTTAAAAACTAAACTTAATGAAGTTAACGAAAAGATTGATTCTATTGAAAAAATTAATAAAGAAAACAAAATAAACGACGATACCAAGAAAGCTATTCAAAACACAGAAGAATTATTAGAAAAGATACAACAAAAAGTTGCTGAGGGAGATTATGATGAAGTCAATTCTTTAAAAGAACAACTATATGCTTCAATGGGCAAACAAGCTGTTGTTTCAGGTGATGATACTTTAGCAAATCAATCTTTAGAGCAATTAAATATAGAAAAAGAAAGATTGATTAAAGAGATTAAAAACAATACCATTAATTATTTTTCCCAAGAAGCAGGTATTGTCAGTTTTAAAATTGATGGATTAGAAGAAGTTTTTAATGGTAAAAATATAAATGAATATTCTATTGATGATATGAAAAAAGCAGAAGAAAAGATACGTAAGATTGAAAAAGGGGACAAAGTAGGTGTAGGAGATACCATTTTTAAAATAATGGATAATTATAATTGGTACATAATGGCTGCAACTGATGAAGCAAAAAAATTAGATGGTTTAGAAAAAGGAAATTTTGTTACTTTTGTTATTAACAATAATGATAAGCCGATTAGAGGAAGATTAGTTAAAGTGCAATCTAACAAAGGACAAGCTTTTATTGTTGTAAAGTTTGATAAATTTTTCCATGATTATTATGATTTGAGAAATGTAGATGTTAAAATTATAAAATCAAGTAATGAAGGATTAAAAATACCTTTAAAAGCTATATCTGAAAAAGAAGGAATAAGTGGTGTTTACATCAAAGATACAAGTGGAATAATTAAATTTAGGCCAATTAAAATATTAGGGCAAAACGATGATTTTGCAATAGTTTCTAAAGGTGATAGTAATAGTTATATAGATGCAAAAGGAAGTGATAAAAAAGTAAGGACAGTTAAACTATTTGATGAAATCCTTTTAAGTGGTGGAAAAGTTAAAGAAGGACAAATAGTAGATTGA
- a CDS encoding YggS family pyridoxal phosphate-dependent enzyme codes for MVIKENLSRIQENIEKALIRSGRMKDEVTLIAVTKTVEADVMNEAISLGIDNIGENKVQEINRKYDSIDKNVNWHMIGHLQSNKVKYIIDKVSLIHSLDRLSLAKEIDKRAKSDNLIKDVLIQVNVAEEESKYGLKVEKVMPFIESVLEFENIRIKGLMTMAPFAKDPEEVRFVFRDLRKLGLEIEKRHYENVEMKYFSMGMTNDYEVAIEEGANMLRIGTALFGKRIY; via the coding sequence ATAGTTATTAAAGAAAATCTTTCTAGAATACAAGAAAATATTGAAAAAGCATTGATAAGATCTGGCAGGATGAAAGATGAGGTAACCTTAATTGCTGTAACTAAAACTGTAGAAGCAGATGTTATGAATGAAGCTATTAGTTTAGGAATTGACAATATTGGAGAGAATAAAGTACAAGAGATAAATAGAAAATATGATAGCATAGATAAAAATGTAAATTGGCATATGATTGGACATCTTCAAAGCAATAAAGTTAAATATATTATAGACAAGGTTAGCTTAATACATTCATTAGACAGACTTTCATTGGCAAAGGAAATTGATAAGAGAGCAAAATCAGATAATTTAATTAAAGATGTACTTATACAAGTAAATGTGGCAGAAGAAGAAAGTAAATATGGATTAAAAGTAGAAAAGGTAATGCCATTTATTGAATCTGTTTTAGAGTTTGAAAATATCAGGATAAAAGGACTAATGACTATGGCTCCTTTTGCTAAAGATCCAGAAGAAGTTAGATTTGTTTTCAGAGACCTAAGGAAATTAGGTCTTGAAATAGAAAAAAGACATTATGAAAATGTAGAAATGAAGTATTTTTCAATGGGTATGACTAATGATTATGAAGTAGCCATTGAAGAAGGAGCAAACATGTTAAGAATTGGAACAGCATTATTTGGTAAAAGAATATATTAG
- a CDS encoding cell division protein SepF, producing MSAFLNKFKYFMGLEDYEEDYEEEYEEDYEDEEDLDVPKSVRLNNKVVSIHNNMNMKLVVHEPLNYEDAPKIIDDLKMRKTVVINLENLELETKKQIFDFVSGGIYAIEGNIHKVTKDIFVLAPNNVEIDGRLKDDIKSKGLFSW from the coding sequence ATGTCAGCTTTTTTAAACAAGTTTAAGTATTTTATGGGTCTTGAAGATTATGAAGAAGACTACGAAGAAGAGTATGAAGAGGATTATGAAGATGAAGAGGATTTAGATGTACCTAAATCAGTAAGATTAAACAATAAAGTTGTAAGTATTCATAACAATATGAATATGAAACTAGTGGTACATGAACCATTAAATTATGAAGATGCACCAAAGATAATTGATGACTTGAAAATGAGAAAAACAGTTGTAATCAACCTAGAAAACTTGGAATTAGAAACAAAAAAACAAATATTTGATTTTGTTAGTGGTGGTATTTATGCTATTGAAGGAAATATTCATAAAGTAACAAAAGATATTTTTGTTTTAGCTCCAAACAATGTTGAAATTGATGGAAGACTTAAAGATGATATTAAGAGTAAAGGTTTGTTTTCTTGGTAA
- a CDS encoding YggT family protein encodes MTVLFTALNILFNLIELFILVRIILSYIPINMNNFFGKFIYSMTEPILSPCRELLYKLGLDIGLIDFSPLLAVLFLRVARYIIISIIF; translated from the coding sequence ATGACAGTTTTATTTACAGCTTTAAATATTCTATTTAATTTAATAGAATTATTTATACTAGTTAGAATTATATTATCTTATATACCAATTAATATGAATAATTTTTTTGGCAAGTTTATTTATAGCATGACAGAACCAATTTTAAGTCCTTGTAGAGAACTATTATATAAATTAGGCTTAGATATAGGTCTTATAGATTTTTCACCACTTCTTGCCGTGTTATTTTTGAGGGTAGCAAGGTATATAATTATTAGCATAATTTTTTAA
- a CDS encoding YlmH family RNA-binding protein, with product MFYDKEKYIAHIKDAEQVLNMRRILDKIEIVYNTHQIQSTNFLNPYECRLAKSILNRFDQVSYVEDGGFTKAERKVIVIYPEYKSFYLEDCPITPISITGNINGLKHSDFLGSILSLGITREKVGDILIHEDNVQVITDNGISDFIVLNLNKVKNSNVKVKTINRDDLREGKVDFKEITFTLPSLRLDSIISKVYNISRNDSINIIKNRRVKVNWEPIEKAHFEVEEGDIISVRGYGRFKLYSILHRTKKDRIKVMTRILL from the coding sequence ATGTTTTATGATAAAGAAAAGTACATTGCACATATAAAAGATGCTGAACAGGTATTAAATATGAGGAGAATTTTAGATAAAATAGAGATAGTTTATAATACACATCAGATACAAAGTACAAACTTTTTAAACCCCTATGAATGTAGACTTGCCAAATCAATATTAAACAGATTTGATCAAGTTTCATATGTAGAAGATGGTGGTTTTACCAAAGCTGAAAGAAAAGTAATTGTAATTTATCCTGAGTACAAATCTTTTTATTTAGAAGACTGCCCTATCACTCCGATATCTATTACTGGGAATATAAATGGACTTAAACATAGTGATTTTTTGGGGTCTATATTAAGTTTAGGTATAACAAGAGAAAAAGTTGGGGATATTTTAATACATGAGGATAATGTTCAAGTAATAACAGATAATGGCATATCAGATTTTATAGTTTTGAATTTAAATAAGGTTAAAAACAGTAATGTTAAAGTTAAAACTATTAATAGAGATGATCTAAGAGAAGGAAAAGTTGATTTTAAAGAAATTACCTTTACTCTTCCTTCTCTTAGATTAGATAGTATTATAAGTAAGGTTTATAATATATCGAGGAATGATAGTATAAATATTATCAAAAATAGAAGAGTAAAGGTGAATTGGGAGCCAATAGAAAAGGCTCATTTTGAAGTAGAAGAAGGAGATATTATATCTGTGAGAGGATATGGAAGATTTAAACTTTATTCAATTTTACATAGAACAAAAAAAGATAGAATAAAGGTTATGACTAGAATACTTTTATAA
- a CDS encoding DivIVA domain-containing protein, translating to MLTPLDIQNKEFNKSFRGYKETDVDSFLDEIIVDYENLYKENIELKDKISILTDQLKQYNNLEDTLKNTLVIAQGTAEEVTNTAKQKSELIIMEAESKARRIIEDAHDEVINIQKEYENLRKEIYVFKTKFKSLIEGQLTSLESYYEEIEKASTNDLIDEVIVDENTDDVDDLGA from the coding sequence ATGCTTACACCATTAGATATTCAAAACAAAGAATTTAATAAGTCCTTTAGAGGATACAAAGAAACAGATGTTGATAGTTTTTTAGATGAAATCATCGTAGATTATGAAAATCTTTATAAAGAAAATATTGAATTAAAAGACAAGATTAGTATTTTAACAGATCAATTAAAACAGTACAATAATTTAGAAGATACACTTAAAAATACTTTAGTTATAGCTCAGGGAACAGCAGAGGAAGTAACTAATACAGCAAAACAAAAATCAGAATTAATAATAATGGAAGCTGAAAGTAAAGCAAGAAGAATAATTGAAGATGCTCATGATGAGGTTATTAATATTCAAAAAGAATATGAAAATTTGAGAAAAGAGATCTATGTTTTTAAGACTAAGTTTAAATCATTAATAGAGGGCCAGCTTACTTCACTTGAGAGTTATTATGAAGAAATTGAGAAGGCATCTACAAATGATTTAATAGATGAAGTTATTGTTGATGAAAATACAGATGATGTAGATGACTTAGGGGCATAG
- a CDS encoding bifunctional 3-deoxy-7-phosphoheptulonate synthase/chorismate mutase, producing MTKNIKLDNDTTIGNKDFNIMAGPCAVESEEQMDRIGKFLSSIGIKILRGGAFKPRTNPNTFQGLEYDGLKILKAIKEKYGLLVVSEIMDPRDVELGCEYIDIIQIGSRNMQNFALLKEVGSVKKPVLLKRGMSATIEEWLMAAEYIRLEGNEDIILCERGIRTFSDYTRNTLDLVSVPIIKNLSEYPIIIDPSHGTGRRELIIPATKAALAIGADGIIVEVHPEPSKALSDGDQSLDFDGFKVLVDEIEKLKVHFY from the coding sequence ATGACAAAGAACATAAAATTAGATAATGATACGACTATTGGAAATAAGGACTTTAATATAATGGCAGGTCCATGCGCAGTAGAAAGTGAAGAACAAATGGATAGAATAGGGAAATTCTTAAGTTCTATTGGTATAAAGATTTTAAGGGGTGGTGCTTTTAAGCCTCGAACTAATCCAAATACTTTTCAAGGTTTAGAGTATGATGGACTTAAAATATTGAAAGCCATAAAAGAAAAATATGGGCTTTTAGTAGTTTCTGAGATTATGGACCCAAGAGATGTGGAATTAGGATGTGAATATATAGATATAATTCAGATAGGTTCTAGAAATATGCAGAACTTTGCTCTGTTAAAAGAAGTTGGTAGTGTTAAAAAACCTGTACTTTTAAAAAGAGGTATGAGTGCAACTATTGAAGAATGGCTTATGGCTGCTGAGTATATTAGACTTGAAGGAAATGAAGATATTATACTTTGTGAAAGAGGAATAAGAACTTTTTCGGACTATACAAGAAATACATTAGATTTAGTAAGTGTACCAATAATTAAGAACTTATCAGAATATCCAATAATTATAGATCCAAGTCATGGGACAGGTAGGCGTGAACTTATAATACCTGCAACAAAGGCAGCATTAGCTATTGGGGCAGATGGGATAATCGTTGAAGTCCATCCAGAACCATCAAAAGCTCTTTCTGATGGTGATCAATCTTTAGATTTTGATGGTTTTAAGGTATTAGTAGATGAAATTGAAAAATTAAAAGTCCATTTTTATTAG